A single Gasterosteus aculeatus chromosome 2, fGasAcu3.hap1.1, whole genome shotgun sequence DNA region contains:
- the LOC144383556 gene encoding 6-phosphofructo-2-kinase/fructose-2,6-bisphosphatase-like isoform X2 — protein MSGAAMTRDRTEPQGGARRALRFQRPRASVPQFTNSPTMIVMVGLPARGKTYISKKLTRYLNWIGVTTKVFNVGQYRRDATRSYNSFEFFRPDNADAMKIRKACAVAALKDVCEYFTRETGQVVVFDATNTTLERREVILRFAEENGYKVFFVESICDDPEIIAANIKQVKLSSPDYVDCDKEEAVADFLKRIDCYKLTYVPLDDTKDRNLSYIKIFNVGSRYLVNRVQDHIQSRIVYYLMNIHVTPRSIYLCRHGESELNLVGRIGGDTGLSPRGAKFAGALGTYMREQTISDLKVWTSHMKRTIQTAEALGVPYEQWKALNEIDAGVCEDMTYEEIQENYPEEFALRDQDKYRYRYPKGESYEDLVQRLEPVIMELERQENVLVICHQAVMRCLLAYFLDKTSHELPYLKCPLHTVLKLTPVAYGCKVESVFLNIEAVNTHRDKPENVDVDRDPAEALETVPDHI, from the exons ATGAGCGGAGCGGCGATGACGCGAGACCGGACCGAGCCGCAGGGGGGCGCGAGGAGGGCGCTCCGGTTCCAGCGGCCGCGCG cgtCGGTGCCCCAGTTCACCAACTCCCCCACCATGATCGTGATGGTGGGACTCCCGGCCCGAGGGAAAACCTACATCTCCAAGAAGCTCACCAGATACCTGAACTGGATCGGAGTCACAACCAAAG TGTTTAACGTCGGTCAGTACAGAAGAGACGCCACACGTTCCTACAACAGCTTCGAGTTCTTCAGACCCGACAACGCCGACGCCATGAAGATACGCAA AGCTTGTGCCGTCGCCGCCCTGAAGGACGTGTGCGAGTACTTCACCAGAGAGACGGGGCAGGTGGTG GTGTTTGACGCCACCAACACCACGCTGGAGCGCAGAGAGGTCATCCTCCGCTTCGCCGAGGAGAACGGCTACAAG GTTTTCTTTGTGGAGTCGATATGTGACGATCCAGAAATCATAGCTGCAAACATcaaa CAAGTGAAGCTGAGCAGCCCCGACTACGTGGACTGCGACAAAGAGGAGGCCGTGGCGGACTTCCTGAAGAGGATCGATTGCTACAAGCTGACTTACGTCCCGCTGGACGACACCAAGGACAG GAACCTGTCCTACATCAAGATCTTCAACGTGGGCAGCAGGTACCTGGTGAACCGGGTCCAGGACCACATCCAGAGCCGGATAGTCTACTACCTCATGAACATCCACGTCACCCCCAGGTCCATCTACCTGTGTCGCCACGGCGAGAGCGAGCTCAACCTGGTGGGCCGCATCGGCGGGGACACCGGGCTGTCGCCTCGGGGGGCAAAG TTCGCCGGCGCTCTGGGGACGTACATGCGCGAGCAGACCATCAGCGACCTGAAGGTGTGGACCAGCCACATGAAGAGGACCATCCAGACCGCCGAGGCCCTGGGGGTCCCGTACGAGCAGTGGAAGGCCCTGAACGAGATCGACGCG GGGGTCTGCGAGGACATGACGTACGAGGAGATTCAGGAGAATTACCCGGAGGAGTTTGCACTGAGGGACCAGGACAAGTATCGCTACCGCTACCCGAAAGGAGAG TCTTACGAGGACCTGGTGCAGCGTCTGGAGCCGGTCATCATGGAGCTGGAGAGGCAGGAGAACGTTCTGGTCATCTGTCACCAGGCCGTCATGAGATGTCTGCTCGCCTACTTCCTGGACAAGACTTCTC ACGAGCTGCCCTACCTGAAGTGTCCCCTGCACACGGTGCTGAAGCTGACCCCCGTGGCCTACG GCTGTAAAGTGGAGTCGGTCTTCCTGAACATCGAAGCcgtgaacacacacagggacaaacCCGAG aaCGTGGACGTGGACAGGGACCCCGCCGAGGCCCTGGAGACGGTCCCGGACCACATCTAG
- the LOC144383556 gene encoding 6-phosphofructo-2-kinase/fructose-2,6-bisphosphatase-like isoform X3: MESKKSAPPGRRARCKSTASVPQFTNSPTMIVMVGLPARGKTYISKKLTRYLNWIGVTTKVFNVGQYRRDATRSYNSFEFFRPDNADAMKIRKACAVAALKDVCEYFTRETGQVVVFDATNTTLERREVILRFAEENGYKVFFVESICDDPEIIAANIKQVKLSSPDYVDCDKEEAVADFLKRIDCYKLTYVPLDDTKDRNLSYIKIFNVGSRYLVNRVQDHIQSRIVYYLMNIHVTPRSIYLCRHGESELNLVGRIGGDTGLSPRGAKFAGALGTYMREQTISDLKVWTSHMKRTIQTAEALGVPYEQWKALNEIDAGVCEDMTYEEIQENYPEEFALRDQDKYRYRYPKGESYEDLVQRLEPVIMELERQENVLVICHQAVMRCLLAYFLDKTSHELPYLKCPLHTVLKLTPVAYGCKVESVFLNIEAVNTHRDKPENVDVDRDPAEALETVPDHI, translated from the exons ATGGAGTCCAAGAAGAGCGCGCCCCCGGGGAGGCGCGCGCGGTGCAAGAGCACAG cgtCGGTGCCCCAGTTCACCAACTCCCCCACCATGATCGTGATGGTGGGACTCCCGGCCCGAGGGAAAACCTACATCTCCAAGAAGCTCACCAGATACCTGAACTGGATCGGAGTCACAACCAAAG TGTTTAACGTCGGTCAGTACAGAAGAGACGCCACACGTTCCTACAACAGCTTCGAGTTCTTCAGACCCGACAACGCCGACGCCATGAAGATACGCAA AGCTTGTGCCGTCGCCGCCCTGAAGGACGTGTGCGAGTACTTCACCAGAGAGACGGGGCAGGTGGTG GTGTTTGACGCCACCAACACCACGCTGGAGCGCAGAGAGGTCATCCTCCGCTTCGCCGAGGAGAACGGCTACAAG GTTTTCTTTGTGGAGTCGATATGTGACGATCCAGAAATCATAGCTGCAAACATcaaa CAAGTGAAGCTGAGCAGCCCCGACTACGTGGACTGCGACAAAGAGGAGGCCGTGGCGGACTTCCTGAAGAGGATCGATTGCTACAAGCTGACTTACGTCCCGCTGGACGACACCAAGGACAG GAACCTGTCCTACATCAAGATCTTCAACGTGGGCAGCAGGTACCTGGTGAACCGGGTCCAGGACCACATCCAGAGCCGGATAGTCTACTACCTCATGAACATCCACGTCACCCCCAGGTCCATCTACCTGTGTCGCCACGGCGAGAGCGAGCTCAACCTGGTGGGCCGCATCGGCGGGGACACCGGGCTGTCGCCTCGGGGGGCAAAG TTCGCCGGCGCTCTGGGGACGTACATGCGCGAGCAGACCATCAGCGACCTGAAGGTGTGGACCAGCCACATGAAGAGGACCATCCAGACCGCCGAGGCCCTGGGGGTCCCGTACGAGCAGTGGAAGGCCCTGAACGAGATCGACGCG GGGGTCTGCGAGGACATGACGTACGAGGAGATTCAGGAGAATTACCCGGAGGAGTTTGCACTGAGGGACCAGGACAAGTATCGCTACCGCTACCCGAAAGGAGAG TCTTACGAGGACCTGGTGCAGCGTCTGGAGCCGGTCATCATGGAGCTGGAGAGGCAGGAGAACGTTCTGGTCATCTGTCACCAGGCCGTCATGAGATGTCTGCTCGCCTACTTCCTGGACAAGACTTCTC ACGAGCTGCCCTACCTGAAGTGTCCCCTGCACACGGTGCTGAAGCTGACCCCCGTGGCCTACG GCTGTAAAGTGGAGTCGGTCTTCCTGAACATCGAAGCcgtgaacacacacagggacaaacCCGAG aaCGTGGACGTGGACAGGGACCCCGCCGAGGCCCTGGAGACGGTCCCGGACCACATCTAG
- the LOC144383556 gene encoding 6-phosphofructo-2-kinase/fructose-2,6-bisphosphatase-like isoform X1 translates to MTQRTLTQNPLEKTWGPWMKSRLSQRRGSSVPQFTNSPTMIVMVGLPARGKTYISKKLTRYLNWIGVTTKVFNVGQYRRDATRSYNSFEFFRPDNADAMKIRKACAVAALKDVCEYFTRETGQVVVFDATNTTLERREVILRFAEENGYKVFFVESICDDPEIIAANIKQVKLSSPDYVDCDKEEAVADFLKRIDCYKLTYVPLDDTKDRNLSYIKIFNVGSRYLVNRVQDHIQSRIVYYLMNIHVTPRSIYLCRHGESELNLVGRIGGDTGLSPRGAKFAGALGTYMREQTISDLKVWTSHMKRTIQTAEALGVPYEQWKALNEIDAGVCEDMTYEEIQENYPEEFALRDQDKYRYRYPKGESYEDLVQRLEPVIMELERQENVLVICHQAVMRCLLAYFLDKTSHELPYLKCPLHTVLKLTPVAYGCKVESVFLNIEAVNTHRDKPENVDVDRDPAEALETVPDHI, encoded by the exons atgACACAACGAACGCTCACCCAGAACCCCCTCGAGAAGACGTGGGGTCCGTGGATGAAAAGCAGGCTGAGTCAGCGCAGAGGCT cgtCGGTGCCCCAGTTCACCAACTCCCCCACCATGATCGTGATGGTGGGACTCCCGGCCCGAGGGAAAACCTACATCTCCAAGAAGCTCACCAGATACCTGAACTGGATCGGAGTCACAACCAAAG TGTTTAACGTCGGTCAGTACAGAAGAGACGCCACACGTTCCTACAACAGCTTCGAGTTCTTCAGACCCGACAACGCCGACGCCATGAAGATACGCAA AGCTTGTGCCGTCGCCGCCCTGAAGGACGTGTGCGAGTACTTCACCAGAGAGACGGGGCAGGTGGTG GTGTTTGACGCCACCAACACCACGCTGGAGCGCAGAGAGGTCATCCTCCGCTTCGCCGAGGAGAACGGCTACAAG GTTTTCTTTGTGGAGTCGATATGTGACGATCCAGAAATCATAGCTGCAAACATcaaa CAAGTGAAGCTGAGCAGCCCCGACTACGTGGACTGCGACAAAGAGGAGGCCGTGGCGGACTTCCTGAAGAGGATCGATTGCTACAAGCTGACTTACGTCCCGCTGGACGACACCAAGGACAG GAACCTGTCCTACATCAAGATCTTCAACGTGGGCAGCAGGTACCTGGTGAACCGGGTCCAGGACCACATCCAGAGCCGGATAGTCTACTACCTCATGAACATCCACGTCACCCCCAGGTCCATCTACCTGTGTCGCCACGGCGAGAGCGAGCTCAACCTGGTGGGCCGCATCGGCGGGGACACCGGGCTGTCGCCTCGGGGGGCAAAG TTCGCCGGCGCTCTGGGGACGTACATGCGCGAGCAGACCATCAGCGACCTGAAGGTGTGGACCAGCCACATGAAGAGGACCATCCAGACCGCCGAGGCCCTGGGGGTCCCGTACGAGCAGTGGAAGGCCCTGAACGAGATCGACGCG GGGGTCTGCGAGGACATGACGTACGAGGAGATTCAGGAGAATTACCCGGAGGAGTTTGCACTGAGGGACCAGGACAAGTATCGCTACCGCTACCCGAAAGGAGAG TCTTACGAGGACCTGGTGCAGCGTCTGGAGCCGGTCATCATGGAGCTGGAGAGGCAGGAGAACGTTCTGGTCATCTGTCACCAGGCCGTCATGAGATGTCTGCTCGCCTACTTCCTGGACAAGACTTCTC ACGAGCTGCCCTACCTGAAGTGTCCCCTGCACACGGTGCTGAAGCTGACCCCCGTGGCCTACG GCTGTAAAGTGGAGTCGGTCTTCCTGAACATCGAAGCcgtgaacacacacagggacaaacCCGAG aaCGTGGACGTGGACAGGGACCCCGCCGAGGCCCTGGAGACGGTCCCGGACCACATCTAG
- the ndnl2 gene encoding necdin-like 2, whose translation MSQRKRLSNTQSSSQSKRQSGSSAAVEENDDSTFTQPSMSQVQKGMERLTPAQVDQKTAEVVQYFLVKDQKKIPVRRADLVKHVLKEYRTIYPEIMKRAARTFDQVFGLKMIEIDAKNHLYILINKLEPVGDAAAIKNPANPKTGLLFVILSVVFMKGGVVRENVIWRTLKKLRVDPGEKHDEFGDVRRVVTDEFVRQRYLEYVRIPHTEPVEHEFRWGLRADVEVSKTKILEFMGQLHEREPQSWSQQWREAHAGAGPPQPGGSSSQR comes from the exons ATGTCGCAGAGAAAGCGGCTGTCCAACACGCAGAGCTCCTCGCAGAGCAAG AGACAATCGGGCTCCTCGGCGGCTGTGGAGGAAAATGACGACAGCACCTTCACGCAGCCGAGTATGTCACAGGTGCAGAAAGGGATGGAGAGACTCACACCTGCACAGGTAGACCAGAAg ACAGCGGAGGTTGTGCAGTACTTCCTGGTGAAGGACCAAAAGAAGATTCCGGTACGGCGAGCAG ATCTGGTGAAACACGTGTTGAAGGAGTACAGAACCATTTACCCCGAGATCATGAAGCGAGCGGCACGCACCTTTGACCAG GTGTTTGGCCTCAAAATGATTGAAATCGATGCCAAAAACCACCTGTACATACTCATCAACAAGTTGGAGCCCGTTGGCGACGCCGCAGCCATCAA GAACccggccaatccaaagacgggccTCCTGTTCGTCATCCTGAGTGTCGTGTTCATGAAAGGAGGCGTCGTCAGAGAAA ACGTGATCTGGAGGACCCTGAAGAAGCTCCGCGTGGACCCCGG GGAGAAACACGACGAGTTCGGCGACGTGAGGCGAGTCGTCACGGACGAGTTTGTGCGTCAAAG gtacCTGGAGTACGTGCGGATCCCCCACACGGAGCCGGTGGAGCACGAGTTCCGGTGGGGCCTGCGTGCCGACGTGGAGGTGTCCAAGACCAAAATCCTGGAGTTCATGGGTCAG CTCCACGAGCGGGAGCCTCAGAGCTGGAGCCAGCAGTGGAGAGAAGCCCACGCGGGGGCCGGCCCCCCGCAgcccggcggcagcagcagccagagatGA
- the LOC144383559 gene encoding mitochondrial carnitine/acylcarnitine carrier protein isoform X2: MGDEGRVSPLKNFVAGGVAGACLLLAGHPLDTIKVRLQTQPKAPSAQYVVYRGTYDCFCKTVSKEGILGLYRGMGAPLAGVAPMMAISFFGFGLGKQLQQTDPNTPHTHTQLFLSGCLAGLFTTVIVAPGERIKCLLQVQASRGESRYAGPVDCAMRLYKEQGIRGVYKGTVLTLIRDVPSNGLYFLVYECLKNLMTPEGQSVAQLSTPKILLAGGVAGILNWTIALPPDVLKSNFQTAAEGKYRGLVDVLRTLLREEGPKALYKGFNAVFLRAFPANAACFLGFELALKGLNSVAPSW, from the exons ATGGGGGACGAGGGGAGAGTCTCTCCGCTGAAGAACTTCGTGGCCGGAGGAGTCGCCGGAGCGTGTCTGCTGCTGGCGGGACACCCGCTGGACACCATCAAG GTGAGGCTGCAGACGCAGCCCAAAGCCCCCTCTGCTCAGTACGTCGTCTACAGAGGAACGTATGACTGCTTCTGCAAGACCGTGTCCAaagag gGTATCCTCGGCCTCTATAGAGGGATGGGGGCTCCTCTAGCTGGCGTGGCCCCCATGATGGCCATCAGTTTCTTTGGCTTCGGCCTCGGTAAACAGCTCCAACAGACGGACCCCAACACCCCGCACAC GCACACTCAGCTCTTCCTCTCCGGCTGCCTCGCGGGCCTCTTCACCACCGTGATCGTTGCTCCAGGAGAGAGGATCAAATGTTTACTGCAG gtgCAGGCGAGCCGAGGAGAGTCGAGGTACGCGGGTCCGGTGGACTGCGCCATGCGGCTCTACAAGGAGCAGGGCATCCGCGGCGTGTACAAAGGCACGGTGCTGACTCTCATCCGAG ATGTCCCTTCTAACGGTCTTTACTTTCTCGTGTATGAATGCCTGAAAAACCTCATGACACCAGAGGGTCAAAG CGTTGCCCAGCTCAGCACTCCCAAGATCCTCCTGGCCGGCGGGGTGGCAGGGATCTTAAACTGGACGATCGCTCTTCCTCCCGACGTCCTCAAGTCCAACTTCCAGACCG ctgcagAAGGGAAGTACAGAGGTTTGGTCGACGTCCTGAGGACGCTGCTCCGAGAAGAAGGACCCAAAGCCCTTTACAAGGGATTCAATGCCGTCTTTCTCCGAGCCTTCCCTGCCAACGCG gCCTGTTTCTTGGGGTTTGAGTTGGCTTTAAAGGGACTGAACTCGGTCGCTCCCAGCTGGTGA
- the LOC144383559 gene encoding mitochondrial carnitine/acylcarnitine carrier protein isoform X1: MGDEGRVSPLKNFVAGGVAGACLLLAGHPLDTIKVRLQTQPKAPSAQYVVYRGTYDCFCKTVSKEGILGLYRGMGAPLAGVAPMMAISFFGFGLGKQLQQTDPNTPHTHTQLFLSGCLAGLFTTVIVAPGERIKCLLQVQASRGESRYAGPVDCAMRLYKEQGIRGVYKGTVLTLIRDVPSNGLYFLVYECLKNLMTPEGQSVAQLSTPKILLAGGVAGILNWTIALPPDVLKSNFQTAAEGKYRGLVDVLRTLLREEGPKALYKGFNAVFLRAFPANAANLFLLCYTLLTFLLLYFLTENSFCNTWSLPSSLRPVSWGLSWL, translated from the exons ATGGGGGACGAGGGGAGAGTCTCTCCGCTGAAGAACTTCGTGGCCGGAGGAGTCGCCGGAGCGTGTCTGCTGCTGGCGGGACACCCGCTGGACACCATCAAG GTGAGGCTGCAGACGCAGCCCAAAGCCCCCTCTGCTCAGTACGTCGTCTACAGAGGAACGTATGACTGCTTCTGCAAGACCGTGTCCAaagag gGTATCCTCGGCCTCTATAGAGGGATGGGGGCTCCTCTAGCTGGCGTGGCCCCCATGATGGCCATCAGTTTCTTTGGCTTCGGCCTCGGTAAACAGCTCCAACAGACGGACCCCAACACCCCGCACAC GCACACTCAGCTCTTCCTCTCCGGCTGCCTCGCGGGCCTCTTCACCACCGTGATCGTTGCTCCAGGAGAGAGGATCAAATGTTTACTGCAG gtgCAGGCGAGCCGAGGAGAGTCGAGGTACGCGGGTCCGGTGGACTGCGCCATGCGGCTCTACAAGGAGCAGGGCATCCGCGGCGTGTACAAAGGCACGGTGCTGACTCTCATCCGAG ATGTCCCTTCTAACGGTCTTTACTTTCTCGTGTATGAATGCCTGAAAAACCTCATGACACCAGAGGGTCAAAG CGTTGCCCAGCTCAGCACTCCCAAGATCCTCCTGGCCGGCGGGGTGGCAGGGATCTTAAACTGGACGATCGCTCTTCCTCCCGACGTCCTCAAGTCCAACTTCCAGACCG ctgcagAAGGGAAGTACAGAGGTTTGGTCGACGTCCTGAGGACGCTGCTCCGAGAAGAAGGACCCAAAGCCCTTTACAAGGGATTCAATGCCGTCTTTCTCCGAGCCTTCCCTGCCAACGCGGCAAATCTCTTTTTACTCTGTTATACTTTACTTACATTTCTACTTCTTTACTTCCTGACAGAAAACAGCTTCTGTAACACCTggtcccttccttcctccctcaggCCTGTTTCTTGGGGTTTGAGTTGGCTTTAA